In the Candidozyma auris chromosome 5, complete sequence genome, ACAACCAATCGTTAGTCGTATTtgtcaaattctttttATCCAATCTAATCAATCCAGAAGCAATCTCGTTTGTGTAACCTAGGTCAGACGCAAACTTGTCTGCTTGGTATTCATTCCTTCTAATCAAGAGATTGTTCTGGAGTTTATTCACAATGTCAATAGGCCATGTCAAATACGATACGAGGATAAGGGCAATCAAGGGAGAAATCCCCTGagaaaaaccaaaagaacGGAAAAGGGACTCATTGTGGGCAAAAACAGAAAAGGTGATGAAAGTGAGGGCATGAGAAATTTGATCTCTGAAAATCATTTGAGGAATGTGATTCAACTTCCAATGACCAATCTCGTGGCCCAAGATAGCAACAATCTCTGGGATCGACGATTGTTCAATCAAGGtatcaaaaagaacaatCCGTTTACACCAAGGTAGCCCAACCATGAAAGCATTTGAGTGAGAAGTAATGACCGAGCCCTCCATGACTAACAATTGAGAGACCGGGAAGCCGTTTTTTTTAGCAAGCgcctcaatttctttgcgCAAGGGGCCTTCTTCCAAAGGATAcaacttgtacaagaaaGGAAGGATGAAGTTTGGAATGATTGTCTGAACAAAGAGTTCAGCCACCAAGGCGAAAGTCATCGCATAGAAAATGAAGGAATCACCAAAAACAGTCAAAATTCTCACAAATAGGTACACAAGAGGAGCTAAAACTACCTGCAAAACCAAGAATTCCTTCAACTTATCTTTGGCGAACTTCGCGTGTGTgtatttgttgaagccCCAACGCTCCTCGAGGTGAAATGTGTGAATGTAGGAGGTTACCCAAGATATAATAGTAGATACAGTGAAGTTGAGGGCAAAAAACATGACGCTTTGCAGAATGGTATTGACCACCAAGAACTTACCAACAAAAGGCAAGCTGCTCAACTTTCGTACAGCAGCGTGAGCAACGTTCCAAAAATGAGGATAATAGTCGCACTTTAATCTGGCCACATCTCTGATGAGGGAGACTGCTTGTCGAAACATatccatcttcaagttaTCCCGAGTGTAACCCTTACTTTTTTCGAATGTCTCAGCATCAATAACGTTTTTAAGAACTCCAG is a window encoding:
- a CDS encoding M48 family metallopeptidase, which produces MFPTLAAILDNPSINYKGVAISFLIGNFTLNAYLNYREYKFHDKKEKTPGVLKNVIDAETFEKSKGYTRDNLKMDMFRQAVSLIRDVARLKCDYYPHFWNVAHAAVRKLSSLPFVGKFLVVNTISQSVMFFALNFTVSTIISWVTSYIHTFHLEERWGFNKYTHAKFAKDKLKEFLVLQVVLAPLVYLFVRILTVFGDSFIFYAMTFALVAELFVQTIIPNFILPFLYKLYPLEEGPLRKEIEALAKKNGFPVSQLLVMEGSVITSHSNAFMVGLPWCKRIVLFDTLIEQSSIPEIVAILGHEIGHWKLNHIPQMIFRDQISHALTFITFSVFAHNESLFRSFGFSQGISPLIALILVSYLTWPIDIVNKLQNNLLIRRNEYQADKFASDLGYTNEIASGLIRLDKKNLTNTTNDWLYALYNVTHPNLVERLTAVGYDPSKAETEEKNFEGSEKIIESVAG